In a genomic window of Penaeus chinensis breed Huanghai No. 1 chromosome 30, ASM1920278v2, whole genome shotgun sequence:
- the LOC125041154 gene encoding protein O-linked-mannose beta-1,2-N-acetylglucosaminyltransferase 1-like produces MSGARLPFSPARRSSQRPPFATVIAFVSFIIFVLVASSTAVGNPSAPNQNAINITVKSSVHQLLLSVDGVLVVNVTSSEEDKKDPAVFSPWQVTTGLHVMVLNPRDGRLIFRRMLMTSQFGLSQEIPSVLMSLTRGNILILAIKNDGALNLTPTARSLLKSFGVKAAHALRFRNNLAWVGIVGGKTWGEAMTPDIDEGGNYGDFWSSPVLLEVQVPRRPSESSCFPTNEPREIARASFCARYDGYGNLCSCENPAPLSYHPPELEDSAIDDVPLVIVAENRPSYLYRTLVTVLRQPWRTHSEDPGVRPWAPSRGGRAPGPPAGSLRGESGRSRHQDRGQDRRELPQSPRRRLLAFPQGSQGNSAGGGPARCSRLLQFLQPNGLAARPRLDPHLRECLE; encoded by the exons ATGTCTGGAGCGAGACTGCCTTTCAGCCCGGCCAGGAGGTCCTCTCAGCGGCCTCCCTTCGCCACCGTCATCGCCTTCGTCagcttcatcatcttcgtcttggTTGCTTCCTCGACTGCCGTGG GAAACCCAAGCGCACCAAATCAAAATGCCATCAACATTACCGTCAAGTCATCAGTTCATCAACTACTTCTATCAGTTGACGGTGTTCTT GTGGTCAACGTGACATCCAGCGAAGAGGACAAGAAGGACCCGGCCGTGTTCTCGCCCTGGCAAGTGACGACGGGGCTGCATGTCATGGTGCTTAACCCACGGGACGGGAGACTCATTTTCCGacg GatgttgatgacgtcacagttCGGGCTGTCGCAAGAAATTCCGAGTGTGTTGATGTCCCTGACTCGAGGCAATATCCTCATCCTCGCCATCAAG AACGACGGGGCCCTCAACTTGACTCCGACGGCGCGCTCTCTCCTCAAGTCGTTTGGTGTTAAGGCCGCCCACGCTCTCCGCTTCCGCAATAACCTAGCGTGGGTAGGGATCGTGGGCGGGAAGACCTGGGGGGAGGCAATGACCCCCGACATCGACGAAGGGGGGAACTACGGAGACTTTTGGTCCTCTCCTGTGCTCCTCGAAGTGCAGGTTCCTCGACGTCCTTCGG AATCCTCTTGTTTCCCAACGAACGAGCCCCGAGAAATCGCCAGGGCCTCTTTCTGCGCTCGATACGACGGGTACGGGAACCTGTGCTCCTGCGAGAACCCAGCTCCTCTCTCCTATCACCCACCTGAG CTAGAAGACAGTGCCATCGATGACGTTCCCTTGGTGATCGTGGCTGAGAACCGACCGTCTTATCTCTACAG GACCTTAGTGACGGTGCTCAGGCAGCCCTGGAGGACACACTCAGAGGATCCTGGTGTGCGTCCATGGGCACCATCCAGAGGTGGTCGAGCTCCTGGACCTCCTGCAG GTTCCTTACGAGGAGAATCTGGCCGAAGTCGACATCAAGATCGAGGCCAAGATCGCCGAGAATTACCGCAAAGCCCTCGACGCCGCCTTCTCGCGTTTCCCCAAGGCTCCCAAGGCAATTCTGCTGGAGGAGGACCTGCTCGTTGCTCCCGACTTCTTCAG tTTCTTCAACCAAACGGCCTGGCTGCTCGACCACGACTCGACCCTCATTTGCGTGAGTGCCTGGAATGA